In one Bryobacteraceae bacterium genomic region, the following are encoded:
- the fbp gene encoding class 1 fructose-bisphosphatase, with protein MIVSVQQHILQQQEALFPGARGVLSSLLSGMTLATKMIQAKIRRAGLSDMLGSAGETNVQGETQQKLDVYANQALLEILGGRESVSILVSEENEQPMAVDLSENGRYVIVFDPLDGSSNIDVNVSVGTIFSIFRRPEGAHGTEAVLQPGSKQVAAGYVVYGSSSIFVYTAGQGVFGFTLLPDIGAYVLAYPNMKMPETGPYYSVNEAYSHTFPPRYRTYLENLRQQGYGSRYIGSLVADFHRTLLKGGVFLYPPTIKNPAGKLRLLYEANPLAFIAEQAGGAATNGEKRILDIEPTGIHERTSLVIGGRGEVEAFSSTR; from the coding sequence ATGATCGTCTCCGTCCAACAGCACATTCTCCAGCAGCAGGAGGCGCTCTTCCCGGGCGCGCGCGGGGTGCTTTCTTCGCTGCTCTCCGGCATGACTCTCGCCACCAAAATGATCCAGGCGAAGATCCGGCGCGCCGGACTGAGCGACATGCTCGGGTCCGCCGGCGAAACCAACGTCCAGGGGGAGACCCAGCAGAAACTCGACGTCTATGCCAACCAGGCGCTGCTCGAGATTCTGGGCGGGCGGGAGAGCGTCTCGATCCTGGTGTCGGAGGAGAACGAGCAGCCGATGGCCGTGGATCTATCTGAAAACGGCCGCTACGTGATCGTTTTCGATCCGCTTGACGGATCTTCGAACATCGACGTAAACGTCAGCGTCGGCACCATCTTCTCGATCTTCCGGCGGCCGGAGGGAGCGCACGGCACCGAAGCCGTGCTGCAGCCGGGCTCGAAGCAGGTGGCGGCCGGCTACGTTGTGTACGGGTCGTCATCGATCTTCGTTTACACGGCCGGACAGGGCGTATTCGGCTTCACGCTGCTTCCCGACATCGGGGCCTACGTCCTCGCCTACCCGAATATGAAAATGCCGGAGACCGGTCCCTACTATTCGGTGAACGAAGCCTATTCGCACACCTTTCCGCCGCGCTACCGCACCTACCTCGAGAACCTGCGCCAGCAAGGCTACGGGTCCCGCTATATCGGGTCGCTCGTCGCCGATTTTCACCGGACACTCCTCAAGGGCGGCGTGTTTCTCTACCCGCCCACGATAAAGAACCCGGCAGGGAAGCTCCGTCTGCTATACGAAGCGAATCCGCTGGCCTTCATCGCGGAGCAGGCCGGCGGCGCGGCCACGAACGGCGAAAAGCGCATCCTCGATATAGAGCCCACGGGAATCCATGAGAGGACATCGCTCGTCATCGGCGGGCGCGGGGAAGTGGAAGCCTTCTCAAGTACGCGCTGA